In Glycine max cultivar Williams 82 chromosome 15, Glycine_max_v4.0, whole genome shotgun sequence, the DNA window TTGAGCGTCGTCCCTCATCTTCTGCTGCTTATTTTACCACATACTAACAGATTCTAGTTACTCAAGACTCAAATATTTACTACATGGTCCAAGCTATACATGTTTATGAGCTCGATTTAATTTAACTTGAGATTAATATTCTGATATTTTGGCTAGCTAATTTCATAGACTTGAACTTGGTTGCAATGTCTTGAATAATGATatggttgaattaagattttgacaaaatacatagaaatttaaaatatttcaacttaagttataatttaaaaaaattaaaattaaattatattttgcatTATGGATTTTAAAACAGATAGgttaatttaagtttaaaatactattacttatcattaattatttgatcACTATATTCTGAAATATTGCTTGGCATTAATTAGTCAAAGTTTAAACAATTCAAAATGTACCTTATCGTATCCAAAGATAAAACATATGTTATTTTCTAAATCCCAAACTTATcccaataaataataatatattataatataagcgtgggattttaattttgaaaaccaaattaatactattacttattattaaggtttttaaaattaaaattttaaattacttgttattttatatttttaattactaataaaataatattccctTCTCCTTTTAAATCTTTTACATATATGATAGTTGTAATTAATTCCAAGTCTGGCCAAATTATGAAGACGCCTTCAACACCCTAAAACGAGGGTCACTAACACCATTGAGGAAGCCCGAGGGAGGAAAGAACTGGCACTTGGTGGAGGTTAATAAACGTAGAGGGTTCagtttactaattttttatcaCAATTCCTAATAAATTATTACAAGTACACTTTATCCCATAAAGTGCACTTTTCCCCTCTTAGGAGAGCCATACCTAAGAATTTATAATGTTTATaggatttttttctctctcgtacacttaaaacaaaatgtaatttaaaattaaaaatcatgttcTAATACCAATGAAtggaatttaatttgatttgagaTGTACAACCTATAGTTATCTAAGCCTACTCTAAACATATTCGCACAAGgattatgtgattttttattttgacaaaTAAACTATGATCACTTCCCTAGTTTTGGGAATGTTCATTTCTCCGAGTCCAAAGTAGCTTTGGCGACTTTGAGTGCATAACCTCACCGATAGGAACGCTAACACATGATCGGTGGAGCACTAATCGTATTATAAGTGGcgtttagtttaaaaaatactcAAGAAAATATTAGAACCAATTCATATTTTACTAAATTGACCAAAGATATCTATCAGGTTACcttcattaaattatatttgattttttttcactgatcttttcatttatttgattttaagtgGAAATTAACTAGTCATGAACAGCCTAAAACTATTTTAGAAATcgatcaatttaaaattaaaataaaataaaattgaaaacaataatatGCTCTAGATTTCCTTTTCCATCAATctgttatatacttatattcaGCAATTGGTCTAAAACTCCCGCAAATCAGTGGCTCCCACTTGGCAATGCAAGAATGAAAACAATGTTTTCatacaatatatttttgataATAAGTTTTACAACATGATCCTTTTCATAACTCTCCATCATGCATGGTTATtccatattttattaaaaataaatataaaaatgtgcaTTACCCCAATTTATAGCAGAGCTGAAGGCAATGCACGCTAGCCATATaatccatatatatttttaaactagtGACATCAATTGGCAGGGGTTAACCTCCACCTATCATTTGTGCATTGCGTGTTGCGGTTAATCACAAATATTCCAACACACCTCACCTATTGGCTATTATTGATGTCAGCTCTGGCTGTGGCCACTTTTAATAGCCATTTTTGGTTTCATCTGGTGGAATATTTTAGTAtaacaaattaactaatattaTTCCATCTACCATGCATGCGTCACTATGATGACCAGTTGTAAAATGAAGAGCCATTTCGGTCAACTTGTTGTCGCGTTTAATTAAACTCaatcaaacaaaatgaaaaagatggaCTAATTAAGTAaccctaattaaaattaaaacttgtcATGCAAGATAAACACATCTACTGTGTCTTTGTGTGCTATAAATCTAAGTATCTAAGATACTCTCAGCCACGGCCAGAGTGCTTCATTTGGTGACATTCATAGAATCAGTTACCAGTGTATCCTCTGTGCTGTCATTCGTTACAGCTAGCTGCTTCTACTTTCTCTTAGGTCTGCTAGGAATTGCATTAGCTATAGTATAgttattaaacattttattcaaataattgattAGCATTCAAATAAACAATTATGTGAACAATTAATAATCAAAGTTTAAATGGACAAAACAGTTTTAATGTCTTATTTCACATGTCATTCATGACTTCCAGATTTTTCTTTGGATGAATTGCCTCACTTTCGGCCTCATTCTTCTGTTTACCCAGTCACTGTCACCCGCTCATTGCCCGCTTGAAGGCTATTAAGGTAAATCCAAACTCTcactttttgtctcttttttttttgtcaggtCTTCTCCTTCTAGATGCAATCGGACACTAAACTCACTTTTTGTCTTTGGTTTCATGGAAgaggtacttttttttttattgtgtgtcctaattatttttaaattgtctaattatcttaaatttaattggcacatttttaattaaataattacttttcttttaagaaACACGCATAAGCTGTCTTttagttttcaagaaaaattataagaatcttaaaaaaaaatattgagtttCGTTTTTATAATGTTTTCACGAGAGTCGCATTTCATAATCAATTTTGTTATAGCCAAATTCATCTCTTAGTCATTTTCAttagaattgatattttatagCATGATCAATTTTAACAATATCAAGAAAACAACTATAATGAccgtgaaaaattattttaaaaaattgttaacaatTTAACAAGTGTACCAAATGTTCAAATAGTAAAACTCACAAGTCTAAGTGTCGAATTTCACATGAATTTTGTGTTGTActttttattgtatattttttaatttataagagaagaaataaTTACAGAGAGGGGTAGAGCAAAAGAGTTAACTAGGGAATTCAATGGAATACGAATGTTAGGACCTAACATGTTTTGTTTGTCTAAGATGTatgatttttgggatttttctttatcaattcaaGTGAATTTATTCTGCCCACTATTCATTTACTTGacctttgaaaaaattcaacaaataaaatgcatgaagcttCACTTTTAGATGTGTGCttaaatgcatgggcataaaattattatcctatgtctagcaatgatttccttatgatattttttcttttgttctattagaagttatcctctATCAAGAGTTTAACCCCTAAAATTAATGTATACATATattctttgtatttttattagaagttatcctctGTGGAACACCTAACCCCTAAAAGAAtgtaaagatgaataatgcatAGGAGATAAATAGAAAAGACAATAGGATAGGAAACACTTgctgcattgataaatagtgagaAGTACATCATACATGACTTTGACTTTTTAGGCATGTCAGGTCCTAActaggggtttagcctctcatgacCATTGAGGGCCTTACAATAGAATGGGGTTATAAGAACTGATGGAAGAAAATGggtgaaagagaaagaaatggagAAAATGGTGGAAAGTGGACTGGGCCTTCTCGCTCAGTGTGTGTGCTCTGATTTCGCGCTTAATGTGTGTTGTGCGCTTAACGCTGGTAACTGTTTGTGCACTTAGCGCGTGTTGCTCGCTGAGCACACTGTTGGACTGAGCTTGGATGTTgtaatcttcatttttttttttcttaatttgttgtactttttgcTCTTAGTTCCTTCAATTGTTATATTTGCAACCAACATTTAGAAAAACATCAATTCTTAACAATTTAGACCAAATAgctgctaaataattattttttaaagataattttactttatttttcgtTATTAacaatacaattatttagcagttatcaaagaTTAAGATAGCACTTGATTTGATTTgagtatttattttctatttttattttctaaaatcattttcaattttagaaAACACTCAAATTAGTCACCTAAAATTCCGAAACAAACATGTAACTAATCTTATGAAAGGTCATATCTCTGCAGTTTGTTTCATTGatgaaaatctaattttaagaaatttcaaatggaCTTGCTACTGGGATTTGAGACAGTGTTTGATTCGATCTTGAGGCCTGGAAAATTATACAGGGGGGCCTTCCTACGCCTTCTCCGCATTTCAGGAGCCCAAAAAGGATATGGACCGGTAACCAGGGTTACTATGCtaaatcttttgttttaaatttgaagacagttttactattattagttcccttaaacatttttattcaaaagtatAATGTTTTCTTTTGTCACCATACACGTTTAAAGCATCCACCAATTTTTTCGATAATTAATTCCGGCATGGAAAAGTATAATGtttaatattatcaataaaatcatttttaatgtttaatattCCGGCAtggaaaattatatttactaaTTCTTTAACTAATCTCCttaacaaaatcatttttaatataaggGTTTCTATTTTGTACAAGAACAATCTTgtggaaagaaggaaaagaacTTTCCGAAGGAAGATTCCATATTTAGGGAGCAAATATTAATGTAGTACTTTTTGGGAGAAAAAATGtacccaaaaaaacaaaagcagAACAAAGTCCACGTAACTCGTAATGGAATGAAAGTTAGCTTGGTCCCTCTCCCTTAATTCCCTCATTTCTCTTTTCATGTCTAAATCTAAAATTATCAAAAGCGTGCACACATTTTTCTATATCTAAATCAACAGCTTAATTTTGctcaaaaaaatcaacatcttAATTTCTTCCATCATGACCgattcttgtttttgaaatataatgCCTAAACTTTGTAGCTTTGGACTGATTCTCTTTCATTCCCAATTTCCGCGTGTAGCCAAACCATTTCTCAATTCACATCATTCTCTTTCTGCTTCCaaaaatgttacaaaaacaTGTACTATATGTGGTATATACACATTCAAGGTAACGCATACGTATAATGTGGGAACATTCAAACCCGTCGTGGGCTCAGCAAGTCGCAACAtcgtttttatttgtttatttttactattcaaaACAACTCAATTTTATGGAACTAGAAAGTCACACAACATTTcctcttaattaattttcaattcaaaCCGAACCAATTTGATGGCAACCAAATTCCAAAGGTCTCCATTTTTCTATAGTAGACGTCTCTTGCGTATTTGTAGGTGCCTAAGCCTCTTCCAAACTTGTGCAGTATATAAGAGGCCGGGAAGTGCCATTTCAAAGACTAAACTCTGTTGTATACATGAAACTATAAAGAACCTGACATTTTTACTACCAGGTGACCCCTTTCTCACCCTTTTAATTAAAACTCTCTAGCTATTAGTTACTTTGTGTATATGTTTTGGCTATGTATATTTATAGCTATCCCATGCACTCTCAATATCCAGTTTCGAAATGCTTGATATGATTCTTCTTTATTTCCTTCGTATGAGGTCATATGTATCTTCTAGAGAATTTTGCTCGAGTTGGGTATGACGAATACAGTCAAATTGTGAATTGCTATCAATTTGAATATTGGTTGAATGTTATTTTAGTCTTTGATCTTTACTATTACGTATCTCGAGGTAATGAAAGATATATGTGTGTCTGctttttttgttagaattgtATGCTTTTCATTTAACGGTTCTTCTTCCTGATTGCAAGTTTTATGTATATGTACCtcaaacaagttgatgcattAAATGTGCCACTgctaataattaataagaatgCTGGAAAATGTGAAGGACAATGTTCCTGATTTTTGCACAGGAATGGGAATGCTTGCGATTAGCAAGGAAGGAGAGGTCACAGTGAGCTTCAAGAACAACATAAACTTGAATGATTTCTACAAGCCTGAACAATCTACTAGCTTGAAGAGAAGGAAGGTGGGAAATCTGAAGCTCCAAACCACATTCTCATTCAAACATCTACTTTCAGCGAACTGTGGTTCACAAGAGGAAGTTGAGGACTTGTTCAACAAACGAAGCCCCatggttttgtcaaaaaaaccaaaacaaatgtTTTCTCCAACTTCCTCTGACCAGCTTGATTTAGCTGCATTAATGATTCAGAAAGTTTACAAGAGTTATAGGATTAGAAGAAATCTGGCTGATTGTGCAGTTGTTTGCGAGGAGCTATGGTTTGCTCAATATCTAACTCTACTGctgtcttttcctttcttttcctttttttaaattaaatgtgcaTTTGGTACTTGAAAATActacttttttaaattaattccgagttaaattttatatatctgTGGTTcttaaaattatgtaatttaaagCCTTTATAAAAGATTAGAAGcacatttttgttaaatatatagagatgaaaatgaataaaacttAAATAGTGATTTAAAAAAGGTATAATTATAGGaataaagataatatatttaagcattttttttaagtttatgagCTATCCATATTCAATTATAAGTGCTTAGTGCACTTTCAAAAAACAAGTGtcttatgtttttttctctGGTCCAGGTGGAAAGATTCAATGATTACTGCTTTTAACAGGTGCTCCATATCTAGTTTTGACTCTGATAAATCAGAAAAAGCTATTTCAAAATGGACACTAGCTAGGAAGATGGCTGCTAAGGTATTCTTTAATATTAGAAGCCAAAAACTTTAATCGACTTTGactaagaatatatttttatgtactTTGCTTCAGGGTCCATATTAGTCTTCTTTGAACCATTTTCATTGCCGGAAAGATAATCTACTTAACATAGTTTGATTAGGACCACAGAGACGTATTCAATGTTTACaatggtttttctcaaaaaaaaaagtatacgatgtctttctcaaaaaaaaaaaatatattttgggaTCTTGTTGAATGCCAACCCCTgcactttttgttttctctgttGTTAGGTGGGGAAAGATTTGTCCAAAGATGATAAGGCACAAAAATTGGCACTAAGGCACTGGCTTGAAGCTGTAAGCTCATACGTCTACACCTAgactattaatttcatttttctatagataataatttttcttgagTTTTGTCATATGTTATCTTAGAATCCAAGGAAGTCAATTAAATGGAGGCTATGGTTTCCTTATATATTGCAGATTGATCCTCGTCATCGTTATGGCCACAACCTTCATTTCTATTACTTGGTTTGGTTTCATAGCCAGAGTTGTCAGCCTTTTTTCTACTGGTAAATTTTTAATGGGGCAAGGGCTAGTATGGATTCCTGTAGATGCTAAATTCTTAGGCCTGAGAGAAATTTTGATCTTTATTTTCTAACTTCTTAAATGTATCTTGGTAACATGAAGGTTGGATGTTGGAGGTGGCAAGGAATTAAATCTTGAAGAATGCCCTACAGAGCAACTGCAGAGACAGCGCATAAAATACCTTGGACCAGTAAGTTATTTCACCACACATAACGTCAAAGATGAGTAATGATAAAGGAATAACTTTTCATTCCAAACACCTCATCAACATCTCTCATTtctctttatctctctttttctatcacatcataaatcctattatatatatattttttctcttttttctttctttttctaggtgtaagataatatataaggtgtctttcaaacatttttcttcactaaaattaataatacttgtAATAATTTTGTAGTGCAATGGTTGCATCAATGACAACATGTCTTATTTGACATTGGTATTAGTGAATTTGAGGCACAATAGACTTCACTTGTAATgactttattttatgttttataaaagTTTTGATATGTCAACAAAGTTTTCTTTGTATTAAAAGTTTCAACGGTGTTGCTTGAAATTTGCAGGAAGAGAGGGAAGCATACGAAGTGATTGTGGAGGGAGGAAGGCTTGTTTATAGACAAAGCAGGGACCTTGTACATACTACGGAGGATTCCAAGTGGATTTTTGTCCTGAGCACATCTAGAATTTTGTACGTTGGGCAGAAGAAGAAAGGTCAATTTCAGCACTCCAGTTTTCTAGCCGGTGGTGCTACCATTGCATCCGGAAGATTGGTTGCTCAAAATGGAGTTCTTCATGTATGCTAAATGTTTTATACGTATACGCCATTGataatttctattataattctgttattttgtcacaaaatgaaaaatt includes these proteins:
- the LOC100786055 gene encoding LOW QUALITY PROTEIN: IQ domain-containing protein IQM1 (The sequence of the model RefSeq protein was modified relative to this genomic sequence to represent the inferred CDS: inserted 2 bases in 1 codon; substituted 1 base at 1 genomic stop codon), with the translated sequence MQSDTKLTFCLWFHGRVYKRPGSAISKTKLCCIHETIKNLTFLLPGMGMLAISKEGEVTVSFKNNINLNDFYKPEQSTSLKRRKVGNLKLQTTFSFKHLLSANCGSQEEVEDLFNKRSPMVLSKKPKQMFSPTSSDQLDLAALMIQKVYKSYRIRRNLADCAVVCEELWWKDSMITAFNRCSISSFDSDKSEKAISKWTLARKMAAKVGKDLSKDDKAQKLALRHWLEAIDPRHRYGHNLHFYYLVWFHSQSCQPFFYWLDVGGGKELNLEECPTEQLQRQRIKYLGPEEREAYEVIVEGGRLVYRQSRDLVHTTEDSKWIFVLSTSRILYVGQKKKGQFQHSSFLAGGATIASGRLVAQNGVLHAIWPYSGHYRPTEKNFMEFISFLEEHKVDMTNVKRDPIDEDVPPSNPVNEEPLFEYMEGNVGASDSANNCGKDVEENKPMSSKWTTGVGPRIGXVXEYPANFQVQAFEQLNLSPRVNDETFAGKAPIPSPRPRTKHLSPRLVNMGLPSPMVHVSPL